In Poecile atricapillus isolate bPoeAtr1 chromosome 29, bPoeAtr1.hap1, whole genome shotgun sequence, the genomic window CTGGGAACCGACAGCATCCCGGCTCGGAACCGACCACATCCCGGCTCAGAACCCACCGCATCCCGGCTCAGAACCCACCGCATCCCGGCTCAGAACCCACCGCCCCGGCACCTGCCACGGGCTCTTAATAagatttctgattattttttttttccgcACGGCATCCGCCGCTCCGGAGGCAGCTCCGGCGTTGGCGGCCGCATCCAAAAGCATCCCCATCCCTGCGAAAACACGTGCAGCCAAAAGCCGCTCACCGCCGACTCCAAACTTCGCACCGGCCGCAcgattatttttatttttatggcatCGCCGTGACCTCGGCGACGTCCCCTGGAAGCCACCAACACCCGCAGCCGCTCGGGTGCCAAAAGTGCCAAAACCGCGCCGCTCTTGGCGATGGGGATAACCAAAATAATGAGACCCCCACCTTGAGGAGgagctggtttgttttttttttttgtgggtggaAAAGCGGGGGGAGCCCGAGCCGGACCCCCCGGTCCTTCGTCACACCGAGGGATGACAGCTGCCACCGGTGACGTCACGGTGACGTCACGGCGGGGAGCCTCATCGCCCTTGTTGGCATCACCCCTGAGCTCAGCACATTTTGGGGGCCGGCGGGGGATGGGTTTATAGAAATAATGGTTAATAAAGGCGAGGGGAACACGGAGGAATAGCGGTGTGGGGTGAAGGGGGGCGCACCTTACGGTTTGTGGCCGTCCCACCCCTACCTAACACCACCCCCCCACAcaccttcccctccccccccactcCCCACGACGCGATGCcggagggaaaggaaagggataaaagaaggaaaaacagccccaaaacgGGGGCGGGGGCGCGGGGCCCTCCCCAGGCCCCGCCGCTTTGTCCTCGCGGCCCCGCGGGGCCGACAGCACCgcgggtgggggggggggggggaggcgGCCTTTAACCTCCCCCGCAGCGCCCCGCAAAGCCGGGGCTCCAtcggggttttttgggggtgacGAGGGGTGCACAAGGAGTGTTTTTTGTGGGGAAGGGGTGCGCTTACCTGGCCGCTGCCCCCGCGCtgcccccgcagcccccgccggccccgcacGGCGCCGGCCCTCAGGAGGAAGCCATCTTGTCTCCCTCTCCTCCGCGCTCCCTCACCGCCGCCCCGCTGCAGCCGGGGGGGGGAATGAGCGCCGCATCCCTGCTccccccctctcctcctcctcctcctcctcttcttcttgccctccttcctcctcctcctcctcctcctccttcttcttcctcctcctcctccttcctcctcctcctccttttccccccacGCGCagcccccccccccttccccacGCAGTGGCACCGCCCGCTCGTTCCCTGCGCTGCGCAGGAGCGGGACCAtgagggggacacggggggggacacgggggggacatgagggggacactgaggggacatgagggggacactgaggggacatgaGGGGGGACATgaaggggacacggggggggacactgaggggacatgaaggggacacaagggggacactgaggggacatgagggggacacgggggacactgaggggacatgaGGGGGGACATGAGGGGGGACAGAAGGGACACGAGGGGGACACAGAGAGGACAtgagggggacacggggggggacactgaggggacatgaggggaacacgggggggacactgaggggacacgggggacatagaagggacacgggggggacatgaggggaacatgaggggacatgaggggggacacggggggacatgagggggacacggaggggacacaaGGGGGACACAgaagggacacgggggggacatgaggggggacacggggggggatgagggggacactgaggggacatttgggggacacggggggagaTACTgagggggacactgaggggacatgagggggacacggaggggacatGAAGGGGACACAAGGGGGACACAGAagggacacggcggggacacaGAGAGGACACAGAAGGGACACGAGGGGGACACGAGGGGGACACAgaagggacacgggggggacatgAGGGGGACACAgaagggacacggggggacacagaAGGGACACGAGGGGGACACAGAAGGGACACgagggggacacagaggggataTGAGGGGGAACACATCGGAacacggaggggacacagagaggacacagaagggacacggaggggacacatGGGAacacggaggggacacagagaggacacagaagggacacggaggggacacaaGGGGGACACGAGTGGGGTGCAGCcgcagcacagagcacacaatggggacacgggcagggacacACACGCGccaccccaaaattggggtgacaggacccccaaacccctctcgTTGTGTCATTGTCCCCCCAGAAAACCGAGACATCGGCCCACACGGGCGGTGGCAGCCGCCAAAAACCCCGAGATCAGCCCCAAAATGTCCTTTACAGCCCCTCCCTCCAACATTTCCCTGCCATCAAACCCCCGGCCAACTCGGAATTTTTCATCCgagtaattaatttaattcGGGTATATTAATTTGGTCGGGTTAATTTGGGAATATTGATCATTTGGGTTGGGGGACACCATTAATTTGGGGACGTCGCTAATTTGGGGTCCTGAATTCATTAATTTGGGGACATCAGGcatttaaataacatttaaataacatttaaataacatttaaataacatttaaataacatttaaatcCTCCAACAGCACTCGCGTTGTCCGATTGCCCCTTCTTCCCCAAAATCTGCTGAAGAAAGGGGAGGATGCGGGAGTTTTCCCGTGGGAATCGGAcggtgaaagggttaaaaagtGGGGCTGGATCCTTGAAAAAGTCCAGGAATTCAGCTCCAGTTTTTCCAAACCCTGTTGGAGCTGAGTGATGATTtttgggagagagagagaaataaaaaaagggggagCAAGGAAAGCCAATTTCCCCCCGAAACTTCTCCGAGTTCGGATTTGACGCTCCTGGAAAGAGCTCAAACCCATTCTCAGCTAAATCACCGGCAAAAGGGCTACAAACTCCAAATTCCCAAAGGTTTCCAAGGAAAATCCGCTTTCCAAAGGGATCCGAGGAGCCGTGAAATGCCCACTGGGCTGGACAAAGCCGGGTCCAGGTGGAAGAGCAAGCACAGAGCCGAGATTCCCAATCCCTGCCGCATTCCCAGGAgaaatattcccttttttttccttcccgAAAAAGCCCGGGACCCGAGCAACGCGAATCCCACGGGGATAAACAGGATCAGCCGGGCCGGGAATTGTTTTTTCCCCGAATTTCCAGCCTGGCGCGGCTCTGCCAGGCGAGAATTCCCTGAAAAAATCACTGGGGATTGAATTCCTCcagcctcctcttccctcccgtcctcctcctcctctccagcatCCATCGGATTTACTCCGGAGCCCTTTGAGCTGCTCAGATCGCAGCCAAAACtgggaatattttcattttccaggcaCGAGGAATCCCCTCGGATTACCCCGGTGACATCCTGCAGGTGCCACCAACACGAGCCAAACCCCGGCCTGTCCTTCATCCCATCCATCATCCccctgcttttaatttttttggacACGTTTTGGGGCGATTTCAcgctggaagaggaaaaaaaaattaaaataataataataataataattaaaaaatcccacCTCAACCCTCCAGGGAAAACCTCGGAGATGGACAAATTTAGTAACTTTTATTAGTAATGCTTTAAATGAGATTAACCCTAATCGGCCCCGAGCCTGGCTGCCAAATTCACTTAGGGGCTCTCGTTTTGAGCATGAACGGGAATTTTCGAGCGTCGGGAattccccagggacacccagggacacccagggacacccagggacaccttgAGCTGTGCCACGTCCCATCCCCGCCACCCAAAAAAGCGTTTTTGGGGGTCTGCTGGGCCCgttcctgctgggaatggggttttttgtggggtctgagcctgttcctgctgggaatggggttttttgtgaGGCCGTTCCTGATGGGAATTGGGTTTTTTGTGAGCCCgttcctgctgggaatggggtttttttgtggggtctCTTTAGGGTTTGTTCCCAAAGCTGAGGGGGACAGCTCGGAGCATCCTTCCCTCGCTCGGGGCCGACACCGGCGGCTCCCGGTGCGGAGCGCGTTCCGCGCTAATGAGCGGCTTCCCGAGACCTTGATTAGTTATGCAAATGATGGGGAAAGACACCCAGAGCCGCCTGGGAAGTGTCTGACAGAGCCACGCCAGGGGAGCAGAGCTAAACCTTGACCTCTGAgatcttcatcctcctcctcctcctcctcgcggGTGGGGACACGGCAGGAGATCAGCCCcagggggacagcaggagctCCAGGCGGGGCAGAGCCGGCTCTCCCGGCCTGCCCGAGCTGGAGGAACTGGTGGAACTggtgctgggaaggggctgcgGCTGCCAAAGCTCCCCGGGAGAGCCGCGGGGCCGTGGGAACAGcggcagagcccggcccggctcaCCGGCACCAGCCCGGTTCGGGGGAACCCAACCCCGCAGAATCCTCAAAAATCATCTTTTCCCTTCATATCCTGCCTGGAAAAGCGCTGGGACAAACCCCGACCGTCGGATTTCAGTTTTCACCGGCGTTTTGCCAAGGGGAAAGTCCTTGCCTTGCCTCGCCAAGCCACCTGTGCCAGCGTTCCcagcatcccatcccaaatcccaccccaaatcccaaatcccaccccaaatcccatcccaaatcccaaatcccaaatcccatcccaaggAAAATCCCCCTGGATCCAACCCAGAGGCGCACGGCAGCCGCTCAACCCCCGacaccacaaaataaaaaaaggcaaatcaGCGCCgatgggggatttttttttgggggtggaaaCACCAAAACTCGACGCCGAGCAGATTTTTCTCCCTCCCACATTGGAGCCCCCCCATTTGGAGCAGCCCCCCcgttttttccctggattttgcGTGGGCACAAAATGCCAGATCCCGGTTCCAACCACCCCGGCCGGTAAAACCAGCCGTGCCGAAGGAAGGAAGGcgttggaatttattttttttttgggtgaagAGAATGCCGCAACTTGTCAGCCCCGAGATGCCCCCCTCGGGCACGGCTCTGCCTTCCCCTTCCTCGCCACCCCCTTCTTTTTGGGGGAACCGACCCCCACCCTTCCCAGGACGGCACCCGGGTGGGTTTTGGTGCGGGGTTTTGCTCTTTCACGCCAAGAAATTCCAAGGAATTCGGTTTAAAGGTGGGTTTTGTTCCGCCCGTCCCGCGGCGCTGTTTTGGGGGATGccccagggatttttttgggggtgtttaaGGCGTCGAGGCGGCCTTTAAGGCAGCAGAAAGTCCCATTTCCCACGGAAATACccttaaaaaaccaaacccatccACCAAACCGAGGAGGGGCTTTCCCTGCCCACCCCTCCGGGTCGCGGTGACGCTCAAAGGGGTCACCCCGAGGTTTGGGGATCAGAGGGGGGTTcgggtgggtttgggggagcTGCGGGGGGGTCGCTCACCTCCCTGTGGATCCCCTCGTTcctctccatctccatcccGGGGGGGGACAGCGTTAGATTTGGGGGCTCCCCCCGGCCGGGGGGGCGGCTGGCCCGGGCTGGCGGAGCCCCCTGCCCGGCCACGGGGACATCCCGGGGTCACCGTGTccccctccctggggacagcgcGGGGCTTCTGCGGGGACAGAGCCGCGAGTCAACCCCGACTTTGAATTTCCACTCCGCTTCCACCCCAGGGGGGGGCGGCCCCGCTGTCTCCCCACCCCTCTTTTCCCCCGAGCCTCCCCCTCCCAAAACCGGGGCGCTGCCTCCCCCTTTTTTAATCCCACCCCTTATTTCTCCCAACcccattttcctcttctttcccccCCCCAACCCGCGCGGCTTCGCACAAACTTCACAACTTCAGCCGCGCACCGGCAACTTTCCACCtcccccgctccccgctccccaAATTTAGATAGAAAAGAGCGTTTACCGGcaaagaaaaataggaaataaacggtcctgctcctcctcctcggacccggggggctgcggggggctCGGCGCGGGGCTGAGCGCTCTCCCGGCGGCGGGGGGACCCCGGTGGGAGGCTCGGGATGTCGCCGGTACCCCCGAGGGGACCCGCGGAGCTGCCTCGCGTtcgctgccgctgctgctgctctgctgcttcctttgTTCTGCAGCGCCCGCTCGGGGGGACCCGCCGGGCGGCCGGGGGGCTCCGGCACAGCGCCCGCAGCCGCCCCCCGAGCTCGGGGAGAACGGGGAGGGGGCGCCCCGGGCCCGCAGGGGGGTTCGGGGGAAGCGGGGAGAACGGGGGTGTGCGGGTTTTGTTGTTGTACGGTGGCGGcggggggttgttttggggttgttgttgttgtagggtggttgttttggggttgttgTTGTAGGGTGGTTGTTTTGGGGTCGTTTTggggttgttgttgttgtagggtggttgttttggggttgttgTTGTTATAGGGTGGTTGTTTTGGGGTCGTTTTggggttgttgttgttgtaggGTGGCGGcggggggttgttttggggttgttgttgttgtagggtggttgttttggggttgttttggggttgttgttgttgtagggtggttgttttggggttgttgttgttgtagggtggatgttttggggttgttGTTGTAGggtggttgttttggggttgttttggggttgttgttgttgtagggtggatgttttggggttgtttttgttgtagGGTGGCGgagggttgggtttgggggattGAAGGGGAGGGGGTCGCGCCGCCCCTGTTGGTTTTGTaggggcagcagctgtgggtgctCTGGTGTTGTTTTTGTAGGGTCGTTGTGGGGTCTCGCTCTGTGTTGTTGTAGGGTCTCGGGGGAAAATCCCAGGGGGTGGCAGCCCGGGAAAATCCCGGCTCCTGTACCCCCCATATCCTGCTCctcagccccccaaatccccctgccCCATATCCCCCACAAAtccccctgccccacatcccccaCAAATCCCCCATATCCTGATCCacagccccccaaatccccctgccCCATATCCCCCACAAATCCCCCATATCCTGCTCctcagccccccaaatccccctgccccacatcccccccaaatccccctaccccacatcccccaaatccccctgccCCATATCCTGCTCCacagccccccaaatccccctgccCCATATCCCCCACAAATCCCCCTGCCCCATATCCTGCTCctcagccccccaaatccccctgccccaccccatatcccccccagagccccccaaatcccccccccgcCTCCTGTGGGGCAGCTGCCCCACCTGTGTTTATTTAGGGTCTCACAcgccccccagccccgctgtaGGCCGAGctccaccccccaccccctttcAGGTGCCAAATCCCCTTGGTTtgcccccaaatccagcccagcccagccccagggcactGCCCCGTCCCCCCTCCGCCACaacaccccaaaaccgggggagcaatgtccccccgtgtccccccgtgtccccccgaCCCCGCACAGCCCCTCCAGACACAGCTCCGCAGTGATTTGATCTTaatttaaaggggaaaaaaaaattaaatacaaaataacaaaacacgGGGGTTGGGGCGTCACCTAAAAACGGGGATTTTCCATCGGAATTCAACCAGAGCGGGAAATCCAGCCCAGGGAGCGTCCCCAGCTGGGGGTCCCGGAAGATGGGGAGGGGGTCACGGCAAGGACCTGGTCCCCTGAGCACGGGgagccccccaaaattcctcccaggGCTCAGGATCTGCCTCAAATCCAGCGCTGGCCCGGGACAGCCGGGCTGAGGGGACCTGGACGTGTCCCCTGTCCTCGGCTCGGGGTCCTCAGGCGGACGCTGCCCCTTCCCCGGCTCCCAGAGGGTCGGGATGTGACGGGAAAGCCTCGGCACGAAGGGAGGTGACAAAGGCCTCCACCTGCAAGGACAGCCTGGCtgaggggtggcactggggtggcactggagtgacactgggatgcactgggatggtACTGGAGTgacactggggtggcactggggtggtgCTGGGATGGCACCAGGATGGCACCGGGATGCACTGGGATacactgggatgcactggggatgacactgggatgcactgggggtggcactggagtggcactgggatgcactggggtggcactgggatacactgggatgcactgggatggcaccgggagggactgggatggcaCCAGGATGGCACTGGGATACACTGGGAAGCACCAGGATGGCACCGGGAGGACACCGGATGGCACCGGGAGGACACCGGgaggacaccggggggacaccggatGGCACCGGATggcaccggggggacaccgggctGTGCCACCCCACCTGTGCCACCCCACCTGTGCCATGAGCCCGCCCTGCACCGCCACGTCCTGCTCGAAGTCCTCGTCCACGTCCAGCACCAGGACGGGCGCTCTCCTCGCACCCTCAAAGTGAATCCTGCGGGAGGGAGGCGGGGAgggctgagacccctccccaaataaaaacccaccCCCAAATAAACACCCCCAAAGCAGGGGGGGCGCCCCAAAGCCGGGCTGGCGCTCACTCCGTGCTCCTGTCCACCAGCCAGCGCTGGTGCTGCtcgtggagctgctgcaggtaaCTCAGCTGGATCTCACCTTCCTCGCTCCTCGCCCTGCGCCGCAGCCGCTCCAGGCACCTCTGGGGGACAACGGGAGGAGAACGGGACGCAGGGAAATGAGGGGTGGGCGGCACGGAAAGCACAAACCCAGGAGATGCCGCAGCCCCTTCTCCCCAAAACCCGCCCTGGAACACACGGCAAAACTCCCCCGCTATTCCCACGGGAGGAGAAGCTGACCCTGCTCCTCCAGAGCGGCGATTTGGGGCGAAACCCCAAAATTTCGGCAACTCCGCCGGGATCCAGGGGCACCCCGAGGCCTCCTGCACCCACCTGGGGGCTGGCGTGCAGGTAGAGGAAGCCGTGGAGGGCGGAGCGGGGCCCCAGGTGCCGCAGCAGAAAATCGTGCCAGTCCTGGTAAATGGCCCattccaggggctgcaggtgcccGGCCTCAAAAAGGTTCTTGGCAAAAACGTACCTGGGGAGGGAGGCACAGAGAGGATCCGGCAGCTCTGTCACCCCCCTCGCCCAGGGGATTCACAGATATTTCTTTTACGGATTTTTTTTGGTACTGGCGAGGAGCTGCGGGTGGTTAAATTGAGGCGAAAATCCCTGATCCGAGCCCGGCATCACCCCAAGGGCTTCACGGACACAGCTGAGGATGAGGCagcccccaaaccaccccaaaatcccattccTGCAATTCAGCATCGCTCTGGGGCatccctggggacccccagcacccaACACCACAAACgcagctcccagtccctcccagtccctccccacccctcgGCCCCTCTTTTCGGGGTGCTGGGTACCTGTCACTGAACACAGAGCGCTCAAAGACCCTCACGGGgtggggggtctcggggggccCCTCCTCCGGCGGCTCCAGCATCGCCTTCAGGCGGCTGATGCAGGAGAAGGTCTGGAAGGTGTAGGACCAGCGGGCTGGCTCCCGGTACATCATCCTCAGCAGGTTGGCGGAGCCCGCGGCCGCCTGCGGGGGCACGGAGGGGGatcagggggtcccggggggcacggagggggatcagggggtcccggggggctctgctggggtCGGGGTGGGGCGGAATCGCCGTTACCTGAGCGGTGCCGGCGGCCGGCACCTTCCGCCACTGTGCCAGCGGCTCCGCCACCAGGTGCCACCGCGGGAAGGTGGCACCCAGCAGCCGCAGGAAGGTCGATTTCCCCACGGCTGCggagggagagaggggtgaGCCTGGGGGTCCCCCAGGACTCTGGGAGTGTGGGGTGTCCCCCAGGGCTCTGGGAATGTGGGGGGTCCCCCAGGACTCCGGGAGTGTGGGGTGTCCCCCAGGGCTCTGGGAGTGTGGGGTGTCCCCCCCACCAAACCCCACAAACACGGGCTGAGCCTGGCTGTGGCTACCGGGGGAGCTCGGGGGGTCCCCGCTCCTGGGTGACCCCAATCCAACCCCCGGGAACACGGGGGGCAGTTCGGGGGGTCCCCGCTCCTGGGTGACCCCAATTCAGTCCCCGGGAACACGGGGGGCAGCTCGGGGGGTCCCCGCTCCTGGGTGACCCCAATTCAGCCCCCGGGAACACGGGGGGCAGCTCGGGGGGTCCCCGCTCCTGGGTGACCCCAATTCAGCCCCCGGGAACACGGGGGGCAGCTCGGGGGGTCCCCGCTCCTGGGTGACCCCAATCCAACCCCCGGGAGCGCGGGGTGAGCCCGGGTGTCCCTTTGTGTCCCCCCTCCCAACTCCACGTCGCTTTGGCGCCATCACGGCAGCGCTAATTAAGATAATCACAGGAATTAAGTCGCAGCCCGGGATGCTCCGGCCTGCGCCGCCCCCCCTTTTCCATCGCACCCCGAATCCTCCCGCGCCCCCCGGGTCCCCCCCGTACCGATGTTCCCCTCCAGGGCCAGGCTCAGGGTGGCCCCGCACCGCCCCATCCCGCCACCGCTTCCGCCTTTCCCGCGTCACATGCTAATGAGATG contains:
- the DGUOK gene encoding deoxyguanosine kinase, mitochondrial is translated as MMYREPARWSYTFQTFSCISRLKAMLEPPEEGPPETPHPVRVFERSVFSDRYVFAKNLFEAGHLQPLEWAIYQDWHDFLLRHLGPRSALHGFLYLHASPQRCLERLRRRARSEEGFTLRVRGERPSWCWTWTRTSSRTWRCRAGSWHRWRPLSPPFVPRLSRHIPTLWEPGKGQRPPEDPEPRTGDTSRSPQPGCPGPALDLRQILSPGRNFGGLPVLRGPGPCRDPLPIFRDPQLGTLPGLDFPLWLNSDGKSPFLGDAPTPVFCYFVFNFFFPFKLRSNHCGAVSGGALGGRLRALCRSPPAARRVPPSGRCRTKEAAEQQQRQRTRGSSAGPLGGTGDIPSLPPGSPRRRESAQPRAEPPAAPRRGGGEGARRRGRQDGFLLRAGAVRGRRGLRGQRGGSGQVYKHDGPVHAPLPPLLPRAAPRVFPLISRLLPAGRGAADLPVLVGGRRHTRFLSSSSSSSSSAEFRVLQQQLGSLAVRPEPGA